In Acidobacteriota bacterium, the genomic window CAAGATGTCGTGTATAGTCTTCCTGCAAATGCGACAGACCAACGATCCGCTAGGGAAAGCTCTGCGGGAGCTGCGGGAGCACGCAGGCCTGCAGCAAGGCCAACTCGGGCGCAAGTCGGGCGTGACGCAGTCGAACATTAGCGCCTACGAGTTGGGCAAGCGGGCTCCACAATGGCCCACCTTGGTGCGGCTGCTCGACGCCATGGGGGCTGACCTCCTCGACCTGAGCGTCAAGATGGAGGAGCCGGGCCGCCTCGAAGAAACACGGGAGGCTCTATGGCAGCTCTTGAAGCCCGCAGAACCCGAGGAGGCTGAACCGAGTCCTCCGGCAACAGACTCGCCGAGTGACGACGCCTCAGATCAGAAAGACCAAGAGCATCCGCTAGACTACTTAGTTGACGCAGTCATCGACCGAATTGCCGAGCGCACCGTCATGCGTCAAGCGGACAGAGCTACGGCCCAGCGGTCGGCGCTGGCGACACGGAACGCCTTGGAGAAGGCACTGCCTTGACCGACAAGCCCTTCAAAGCACTCGACGCCGAAGAGCTTGCGGCCCACGATCAAGCTGCTCGGTTGGCCGGCCTCGAAGATGAGGCGCGAGTAGATGCTGCCCGCAAGCTCTCGGGCTGCCATCGCCGGGCCTTCATCCAACTCGCGATGAGCTTCTGTCGTCAGGGAGACGAACCGCTCGTTTGGGGCCGAGTCGCTGTCGCTGCCGCCGAAGCAAGTCCGCTGTCTTACGGTCCCGAGCTACTTCCCCTCGCCTGGGCGACCCTCGGTAATGCATACCGGGTGGCGGATGACATGAGAGCGGCGGAGCGAGCTTTTCTCATTGCTCGGGACCTTACCGACGATATAACCGATCCCCTCGACCTAGCGAAGCTCAACTCTCTAGACGCCTCGCTCAGTCTAGACCTGTGCAACCACGGCAGAGCGGAGACTCTCCTTCGACGGGCCATACAAGATGTCCAGTACATTGCAAGCAGCGGTTTCATCGCCCGCCTAGAAGTCAAACTAGGCCTTGTCCTCACTGACGCCGAAGAAACTGAAGAAGCCCTGAAGTGGCTTATTCGAGGGCTCCTTCATATTGATGCCAAAGAAAGTGGGCGACTGTTCCTCAGTGCCGCCCATAACCTGGCATTCTGCCTAGCGGAACAGGGGCGCTACGAGTCCGCGATGCGACTCACTCATCGCCTTGCTGACGAGTACCAAGAGTCTGGGACCGCTAGGGATCGTGTCCACCGAGATTGGCTCGTCGCCAGAATCACAGCGAACCGCGGGCATCACCGAGAGGCCTGTGACCTCTTCCAGATGGCGAGCGAGAAATCAGAGGCCCTCGACCTCCTCAACGTCGCCGGAGCGATTCACCTCGATCGCGCCGGCCTCCTCCTGACGCTAGGTAGGTTCTCAGAGGCGAGCTTGGCTGCAGCCGCAGCCAGCAACGCCTTTACTACTTCCGGCTCCCCGCAGGAACTCCTGACGGCAGTGCTTGCGGTTCAGCGAGGACTCTCACAACAAGTTGCCCTCCCTCGCCTCCAGCATGCAATCGAAGCGGCAAGACGCAAGGCGAGACGTGCCTAGCCGTCGGGATCTATCCCAGGATTAGACTCGTTATCGCCACTCCCTCCAGTCGAGGCCGTCTCCCCTCCCAATCCCAATAGCTCGAGAATCCATTCCCACATAAGGCGCCTCCTTCTCGCTATGGACACGGCAGCGGCCTCCATGGCCCGCCGGGCCACAGTCTGCACCATTCTCTCATCTCCAGGGTTCAATTCCGGGCATGAGTATTGCCCCACATGCTCAGCGCACCTCACCCCTTCCGGAAACGAAAAAGCGGAGGGACGGAAAATTCCGCACCCTCCGCTCGAAGGCCGACGCTGGCGAATTCCTAGAAGCGCAGGATGAGGCCGACGCGGCCCTCCCCCTGGTAGAGGTAATTGCCATCGTCGTAGTCGTAGCAGTAGCGACGGTCGCAGAAGACCTCGTCGTCTTCGTCGACCACGGTCGAGAAGACCCGGCCCTCGAAGCGCAGGCCGAAGTTGTCGCTGAAGAATACCTTGACGCCACCGCCGACGCTGGCGGAGAAGTAGGTCTCGTCGCCGCTGCCGTTGTTGGGAGAAAGCTGCGTGACGCCGGCGCTCGCCACCACGAAGGGCTTGAGCTGGCCGGGATTCCACTCGTAGAGAATGCCGCCGTGGTAGTAGTCGACATCGATGTCGAAGAGAGTGTCGTCGGGCTCGAACAAGCCGCCGTCGAAAATCAGCTCCGACTCCTGGCGGCTGGCGAAGAGCTCGACGTAGAAGTTCTGACCGATCGGAAAGTCGACGATGACGCCGAAGCTCTCACCGTTGTCGACCTCGATGTCGGTGTCGAAGTCGAGGTCGCCGAAATCTTCGTCGAAGCGGTCGAATTCACCGCCGACGCGATAGCCGAAGAAGGGCGTGATCTCGAAGGATTGTGCCTGCACCACGGGAGCGGTGGCGAGCAGCGCCAGAGCGAACCCGATCACCCAGTTGTATTTCGAACGGTTCATCCGAACCTCCAGAAGGACTCGTGCTGCGTGTGTCGCGAGGAAATCTCGAGTTTCTTGGACTCCGCGGCCCCGACCCGTCCGTCGAGCAAGGGAAGTTTCGTTTCGGAACCCACTGACTTCTACGTAATCGGATACGAAAATATTTCCCCGATCCCGCCGTTCGACGGAGGTCGAGAGGAAGACAGCCTGCGACCGGCGGATCGGCGAGTAAGGCCGGCGATCAGAAGGCGCCGCAGTCGCTGACCTTCTCGGCCAGGTAGCGCAGCGCGGCCGCATTGAGGGCCGCCTCGTCCGGAGCCTGCTCGGCCAGCTCGCGCACCGCCTCACAGGTCTGCACCTTGCCGGAGGCACCGAACCAGCCGGCGATTGCCTGGATCAGGGCGCCGGCCTGGGAGTCTTGACCGCGGTCCGGCGGCAGCTGCCAGAACTCCGGACAGAGCCAGAGGGTGCGGTCGGAGCCGCCGACGCAGGAGAAGGCGACATTGCCCGCACTGCAGGAAGACGCGACGCCGTTGCACGCCACCTCACCGGAGCACGAAAAGGAGAGCTTCTTGTCGAAGGACTGGCGAACGTCGGCGAGCACGCTGATCGCCTTGGCGTGGCGCTCGCGGCTGTGCTCGCCGAGCCAAGCGTTGTAGCGCGCCGCCTTCGATGGGCGCGCCCAACCGCCGCGATAGAAGAGCAACAGCTCGTCGCCGTAGGGCACCAGCGCCGGCACCGTACCGGACTCCAGCCGCCCTTCGGGAGTCTCGAGGAAGCCGCGACCGACCCAACCCTTGCCGTCGTACTCGATCCAGGCGAGGTGAGCCTCGTTGAGCCCGCGATAGACCCCGTGGAGGCGGCCCCCGAAGCTGGCGAGGGCGCCACCATCGACGGTCAGCAGGCGTTCGCCGGCCCGGGTGGTGATGGCCTCGCCGCCGCTCCAGGACGCGCCGTCGAAGGTCGCCCAGGAGAGGGCCGAGTCGCGCCCGTCTCGGTAGATGACGTGCAGGCGGTCCCCGAAGACCGCCAGTGAAGGGCTGCCGATGGCCGGCAGGCGCTCTCCGGAGGCGAGCTCGATGGGGCGGTTGCCGCTCCAGGTCTCGCCGTCGAAGGAGGCGCTGTAGAGGACATCCTCATCCTGTCCGCGATAGACCATCTGGAGCCGCTCGCCGAAGACCGTGACGGCCGGCGTGCCGACGGTCTGGGGCCGCGACCCGTCCGCCGTGACCACCGGCTCGTTGCCATGCCAACCCTCGCCGTCGAAGCTGGTCCAGGAGATGTCCGTTCGGCCCTGGCTGCGGTAGAACAGGTAGAGCTGATCTTCGAAGACCGCCATGCCGGGACTGGTGGAGGTCCGCGGATGGCTGTCGGGATTGGTCTCGAGCTGCTTGTTGCCGAACCAGTCCTTGCCGTCGAAGATCGACTCGTAGATATTGAAGCGAGTGAAGCCGATGAAGTACATGAAGAGGCGCTCGCCGAAGGCCTCGACCCCCATCCGCGTCGGGGTCATCGGAACATCCTTGATGGTGGTCTGGATGCGCTCGCGGCGACGCCACCGCTGGCCATCGAAGGCGGCCCAGTAGATGACGTAGTCGGCGCGCGAATCGAGGTAGTCGAAGGCCTCTTTGGACCAGGAGGTGCCGCTGACGTTGGCCTCCGAGATATAGAAGCTCGAAGCCGCCTCGCAATCCTCGAACTCGACTCCCAGGGACTGGGTGGCGGTGCCGGTCCTGCCCGCGTCGCTGCCGCGACTGCCCTCGGCGGCGGCTCCGAGGCTCAGGGTCAGAGCTTCCGCCGCCAGCGACCGGTGAATCCAACCGCCGTCGTCGCCCCGCACCCACACGGGAACCGACAGCTCGACGCGATATTCGCCGGCCTCGTCGAGGCCGTAGGCGGCCGCCAGGTCGAGCAGGCGGTCGATGGAACCGCCCGAGGGCAGCTCGATCGGCTGCTCCATTGGCACTGCCTCGACGGGCAGCGAACCACGCACCGCCTGCGGCCCGCGATAGCCAAAGCGGCGATCGCCCCGGGTCACCGTGAAGAGATCCGCCGACAGCTCCTCGGCGGGTGTGTTCCAGGGCAACAGCAGGATCGGCTGCGCTTCCTCGGAGGCCAGCGTATAGCGCACCCGACCATCGTCCTCGGCGGTCAGGGAAGCGCTGAGATCACCGGCGGCGAGGCTCGGCACGGAGACTCCGGCCAGCAGAGCGAAAAGGCCCACGAGGCCCCGAAGACGCTGACTTCCCACCATCGCAAGAATCCTCCCTGGGAGCGTTGCCACTCGCCATCGCCCGATGGCCGACGAGAGCGGCGATCGAGGCTAGCACGCCGCTCTCCCGAGGGACTTCTCCCGCCTTGACCAGCCGACGACGGGAACGGGATGCTAGGATCCCGCCCCACCGTCGGCGCGCAGCGCCGCAGCACCCTCGGAGACCCGAAAAAAGATGTCGCGAGAGCCCTACTCCACCGCCTTTCTCGAAGCTCTGCCAAAGTCCGACCTCCATCTCCACCTGGACGGTTCGCTGCGCCTGCCGACGCTCATCGAGCTGGCTCGCGAACGCTCCGTCCCGCTGCCTTCGGAAACTCCCGAGGGCCTGCTCGAGCTGGTCTTCAAGGAGAGCTATCGCGACCTGCCCGATTACCTCCACGGCTTTGCCTACACCTGCGCCGTGATGAGCGACCCGGAAGCCCTCGAGCGCATCGCCTACGAGCTCGCCGAAGACTGCCTGGCGGAGGGCGTGCGCTACATCGAGGTGCGCTTCGCGCCGCAGCTCCACGTCCGGCCGGGCTTCGACATCGGCCAGGTGCTGACCGCCGTCGACCGTGGTCTCGATCGCGCCCGCAGGGAACACGAGAAGGACCTGCCGGAGGGCGAGCCGCCCTTCCGCTACGGCATCATCGCCTCCGCCATGCGCATGTTCACGGGCGGCTTCGCTCCCTACTTCAAGAACTTGATGGAGGCCCTCGACCAGTGGCCCGCCAAGGAGGTCTACGGCGTCGCCTCCCTCTCCCTGGCGCGTTCCGTGGTCGAGGCTCGGGACCGTCTCGGGGTACCGGTGGTGGCCTTCGACCTCGCCGGTGCCGAGGCCGGCAATCCGGCCTCGGACCACGTCGACGCCTACGAGCTGGCGAGCCAGCACTTCCTCAAGAAGACGGTGCACGCCGGTGAGGCCTACGGCCCGGAGAGCATCTTCCAGGCGATCACCCTGCTCAACGCCGACCGCATCGGTCACGGCACTCATCTCTACTCCGTCGACCAGGTGCAGGCCGATGAGCCGGAGCGCTACGTTCACCAGCTCGCCGAGTACATCGCCGACCGGCGCATCACCCTGGAGGTCTGCATCACCTCGAACCTGCAGACCATGCCGGACCTGCGCCGGGTGGAGAACCATCCCTTCGGACGCATGCTGCGCGAGAAGCTCTCGGTCACCCTGTGCACCGACAACCGGCTGGTGTCGCGCACCAGCGTGACCCAGGAGATCGCCCAGGCCTGCGACGCCTTTGCGATGACTCCCGAAGAGCTGCGCAACGTCGTCATCCACGGTTTCAAGCGCAGCTTCTTCCCCGGCACCTATCGCGAGAAGCGCGCCTACGTGCGCCAGGTGATCGACTTCTACGACCGCGTCGCCGCCGAGCACGGCATCGGTCCGAAGTAAGCGCCGCCGGGACTCCGCCGGCAGCGGCGGCCCCACCATGGGCCCGCCCGGTTGCGCCGCCCGCGGCGCGCCCTCACGAGCCTCCTCCGGGCACTTACTCCGCGCCGCGGCACCCTCCGATGGCCATCGTGCGGCCCACCGACGGCGGTGCCGCGCCGAGGACGCAGCGCCCCGGCGGCGAGCCCGATGGCATAATGCAAATTCGATCGCTGAGAATTCGTTGAAGATGAAAGTTACCGCCTTTTGCCGATGAGTTTCCACCTGGTCATCGAACCGCGGGAAGGGCCCACGCGACAACGCGTGTTCACCGGCGAGGAGCTCATCCTGGGGCGCTCCACCGGCTGCGATGTGGTGCTGCGCGACCAGTACCTGTCGCGCCGCCATACGCGCATGGTGCAGAGCGACGGTCGGGTGATGGTGGAAGACCTCGGCTCCCGCAATGGCACGCTGGTCAACGGCCGCGCCATCGCCGAGCCGACGCCGGTGGGCATCGGCGACGTCATCCAGCTCGGCGGTTGCCGCATCCACCTCGACGACGCCACCACCACCTCCGGCACCGGCACCCTGCCGACCGGCGTGAAGACCATCTTCCGCAAGGCCGCCGAGCTGATCGAGGACCAACCCGGCGACCCCGAGCTCTACAGCCACCGCCTCAAGCTTCTCAACCAGCTACACGTCGATCTCGCCCGCCCGATGAACCTCGCGGGGCTCCTCGACCTGGTCCTCGAGCAGGCGTTTCGTCATCTCGAGCCGGAGGAAGGAGCGGTCTTTCTCGAGCGTCCGGACGGCACCTTCGAGCTCAGCGCCAGCCGCTCCCTGGCGGGCGCCAAGGAGCCCTATCCCTACTCCCGCAGCCTGGTGCGGGAAGTGGTCGAGAAAGGCCTCGCCGCCCTCGTCCTCGATCTCCAGGCGGACGAACGCTTCGCCGCCTCCGAGAGCATCCTGAGCTCCGGCCTGCGCAGCCTGGTGGCCGCCCCATTGCTCGCCCCGGAAGGCACCCTCGGCATGATCGTGGTCAACTCTCGCCGCCACGTGCGCGAGTTTCGCGAGGAGGACATGCAGCTCCTCGCCTCCCTCGCCGGCGCCGCCGGCTTGCGGCTACGCAACCTCACCCTCACCGAGGAGGCCGTCGAACGACGGCGACTGGAGGGTGAGCTCCACCTGGCGCGCAAGATCCAGGTCGCCCTCCTGCCGCAAACCCTGCCGACCGTGGCGGGCTACCAGCTCCACGGCGCCAATGCGCCGTCGCGCGGCGTCTCCGGCGACATCTACATGGCCGTCGAGCGTTCGTCCCAGAGCAGCGAGGAGGCCCGCGAAGAGTGCGTTCTGATGGTGGTGGATGTCGCCGGCAAGGGCATGTCCGCCTCGCTCCTGACGGCCTCCCTCGAGGCCCTCTCGGCAGGTCCGATCGAAGAAGGCGACAACCCCGACGAAATCTGCAACAAGCTCTCGCGGCGGCTGTTCTCGCGCACTCCGCCGGAGCGCTACGCCACCGCCTTTCTGGCCATCCTCGACCCCGACCAGGGTGCCCTCGAGTACTGCAGCGCCGGCCACAGCCCGGCCCTGTGCATTCGTCTTTCCGGGGACGTCGAGCCGCTGCCCTGCACCGGCATGCCCCTCGGCCTGGTACCGGATGCCGGCTACCGTAGCTGCGCCCTTCAGCTCGCTCCGGGGGATACGCTGGTGGCCTACACGGACGGCATTTCCGAAGCCATGAACAGCGAGCAGGAAGAGTACGGCATGGAGCGTCTCGGCGAGGTCTGCAGCCGACACCGCGATCTGCCGCCGAGGGAGCTCGCCGCCGCCATCGAAGCCGACCTCGACGAGTTCGTCGCCGGAACGCCCTTCGACGACGACCGCACCCTGCTCATCCTGCGCCGCGAGCGTTAGTCCGTCTTCGGAAGGGTGTACTCGAAGCGGTAGGAATGCTCGCCCTGATCGATCTCGATCACGAAGTCGCCGGCGATGCCGGTCAGCTCTCCGGTTCCGGAGCCCGGCACCACCTGGATGGTCTGCTGCTGCGACTCCGGCGTCATGGTCGCCAGATGCTGCAGCAGGAAGGAACCCTGGCGACCGTGCAGGGTGCCGGTCACCCGCTCGATGGCGACATAGCCCGCGGAGCCTTCCGCCGGCGAGCCGCCGGAGAGCATCTCGCCGACGCTGCTGCCGGCGAGATCGCCGGCGAGGGTCTTGTCGATGGACATGCGACCGATCTTGGTCGCCTTGGCGTCGGCGTAGGTTTCGAGGGGCGCCAGCGAAACCTCGAAGGTGCCGGTGGCGGTGTGACGCGTCGTCATCTCTCGTTCTCCTTCGGCGGCCGCGACGGTTAGCGCCAAAAGCGCCGCAAC contains:
- a CDS encoding helix-turn-helix transcriptional regulator; amino-acid sequence: MRQTNDPLGKALRELREHAGLQQGQLGRKSGVTQSNISAYELGKRAPQWPTLVRLLDAMGADLLDLSVKMEEPGRLEETREALWQLLKPAEPEEAEPSPPATDSPSDDASDQKDQEHPLDYLVDAVIDRIAERTVMRQADRATAQRSALATRNALEKALP
- a CDS encoding outer membrane beta-barrel protein, with product MNRSKYNWVIGFALALLATAPVVQAQSFEITPFFGYRVGGEFDRFDEDFGDLDFDTDIEVDNGESFGVIVDFPIGQNFYVELFASRQESELIFDGGLFEPDDTLFDIDVDYYHGGILYEWNPGQLKPFVVASAGVTQLSPNNGSGDETYFSASVGGGVKVFFSDNFGLRFEGRVFSTVVDEDDEVFCDRRYCYDYDDGNYLYQGEGRVGLILRF
- a CDS encoding M35 family metallo-endopeptidase — its product is MVGSQRLRGLVGLFALLAGVSVPSLAAGDLSASLTAEDDGRVRYTLASEEAQPILLLPWNTPAEELSADLFTVTRGDRRFGYRGPQAVRGSLPVEAVPMEQPIELPSGGSIDRLLDLAAAYGLDEAGEYRVELSVPVWVRGDDGGWIHRSLAAEALTLSLGAAAEGSRGSDAGRTGTATQSLGVEFEDCEAASSFYISEANVSGTSWSKEAFDYLDSRADYVIYWAAFDGQRWRRRERIQTTIKDVPMTPTRMGVEAFGERLFMYFIGFTRFNIYESIFDGKDWFGNKQLETNPDSHPRTSTSPGMAVFEDQLYLFYRSQGRTDISWTSFDGEGWHGNEPVVTADGSRPQTVGTPAVTVFGERLQMVYRGQDEDVLYSASFDGETWSGNRPIELASGERLPAIGSPSLAVFGDRLHVIYRDGRDSALSWATFDGASWSGGEAITTRAGERLLTVDGGALASFGGRLHGVYRGLNEAHLAWIEYDGKGWVGRGFLETPEGRLESGTVPALVPYGDELLLFYRGGWARPSKAARYNAWLGEHSRERHAKAISVLADVRQSFDKKLSFSCSGEVACNGVASSCSAGNVAFSCVGGSDRTLWLCPEFWQLPPDRGQDSQAGALIQAIAGWFGASGKVQTCEAVRELAEQAPDEAALNAAALRYLAEKVSDCGAF
- a CDS encoding adenosine deaminase family protein, which translates into the protein MSREPYSTAFLEALPKSDLHLHLDGSLRLPTLIELARERSVPLPSETPEGLLELVFKESYRDLPDYLHGFAYTCAVMSDPEALERIAYELAEDCLAEGVRYIEVRFAPQLHVRPGFDIGQVLTAVDRGLDRARREHEKDLPEGEPPFRYGIIASAMRMFTGGFAPYFKNLMEALDQWPAKEVYGVASLSLARSVVEARDRLGVPVVAFDLAGAEAGNPASDHVDAYELASQHFLKKTVHAGEAYGPESIFQAITLLNADRIGHGTHLYSVDQVQADEPERYVHQLAEYIADRRITLEVCITSNLQTMPDLRRVENHPFGRMLREKLSVTLCTDNRLVSRTSVTQEIAQACDAFAMTPEELRNVVIHGFKRSFFPGTYREKRAYVRQVIDFYDRVAAEHGIGPK
- a CDS encoding SpoIIE family protein phosphatase, whose product is MFTGEELILGRSTGCDVVLRDQYLSRRHTRMVQSDGRVMVEDLGSRNGTLVNGRAIAEPTPVGIGDVIQLGGCRIHLDDATTTSGTGTLPTGVKTIFRKAAELIEDQPGDPELYSHRLKLLNQLHVDLARPMNLAGLLDLVLEQAFRHLEPEEGAVFLERPDGTFELSASRSLAGAKEPYPYSRSLVREVVEKGLAALVLDLQADERFAASESILSSGLRSLVAAPLLAPEGTLGMIVVNSRRHVREFREEDMQLLASLAGAAGLRLRNLTLTEEAVERRRLEGELHLARKIQVALLPQTLPTVAGYQLHGANAPSRGVSGDIYMAVERSSQSSEEAREECVLMVVDVAGKGMSASLLTASLEALSAGPIEEGDNPDEICNKLSRRLFSRTPPERYATAFLAILDPDQGALEYCSAGHSPALCIRLSGDVEPLPCTGMPLGLVPDAGYRSCALQLAPGDTLVAYTDGISEAMNSEQEEYGMERLGEVCSRHRDLPPRELAAAIEADLDEFVAGTPFDDDRTLLILRRER
- a CDS encoding DUF3224 domain-containing protein, which produces MTTRHTATGTFEVSLAPLETYADAKATKIGRMSIDKTLAGDLAGSSVGEMLSGGSPAEGSAGYVAIERVTGTLHGRQGSFLLQHLATMTPESQQQTIQVVPGSGTGELTGIAGDFVIEIDQGEHSYRFEYTLPKTD